The following is a genomic window from Chryseobacterium sp. StRB126.
TAGCATAGCCAAAATACAGATTCTCTGCCTTTGCTGATTCCAGCAAAAACGATTCTCCGAAAACTTCTTTATTTTTAATGGAATTACTCATTATTTACTTTTACAATCCTGGATTTTAATTCTAAACTTGTTTAAACTTTATAAAACCACAAAAGTCACAAAAGCTTTATTTTAAAACACTTTAGTTCACATAAGTAAGTTTAAAATGATTCTGCAGAAAGTTCACATAAGATGAAAATCAAAGATTTTCACAAAACTTAAGTGTACTTATTATGCATAAAGCTTAGCTCTAAAAAATTTAAGTGGTTAAACCTTTAACATTAAAAAAACAGGACCTTGCATGAAACCATTAAGGTCCTGTTCATTGGATATGAAGAAATTAGTTTTTTATACTCCGCTGAATGCACTGAAACCTCCATCAACAGGAATCAGTGCTCCTGTAATGAAACTTGCTGCCTCCGAACATAAAAACTGTACAACTCCATTCAGTTCTTCTACTTCTCCAAATCTCTGCATGGGTGTTTTGGCGATTACTTTTTTGCTTCTCTCGGTTAAACTTCCATCCGGGTTCAGGAGAATGGCGCGGTTCTGATCACCAATAAAAAATCCTGGCGCCACTGCATTAACACGTATTTTATCTCCGAATTTCAATGCCAGATCTGATGCAAGCCATTGTGTGAAGTTGGTAATTGCAGATTTAGCTGCAGAATATCCGGCGACTCTTGTAATTGCTGAATAAGCAGCCATAGAAGAAATATTAATAATGTTTCCACTTCCCTGCCCGGCCATTACTTTTCCGAAAACATAGCTTGGATAAACGGTTCCGTTGATATTAAGATCGGTAACGGCATTCCACCCTTTGATATCCATGTCAAAAAATGATTGATCAGGAGATAAGGTCGCTTCCGGAATATTTCCACCGGCGATGTTGAGCAGAATATCAATCCTGCCATATTTTTCTTTTATTTTTTCTGAGGCGGCTTCAAGGCTTTCGATATCCATTACATTGGCTTCTACAGCGAGTGCCTCTCCTCCCAAGTCTGTCAGTTCTTTTACACGGGCATCCAGTGTTTCCTGGTTTCTTCCCAGTGCGATAACTTTAGCCCCGGCATCGATAAAACTTTTAGCAAGACTGCCTCCCAAAACGCCTGAAGCTCCTGTGATAACTACCACTTTGTCTTTAATACTAAACAGATCTTTCATTTTACTTTTTACTATTTTATTACAAACGCAGATTAATTTTTCTGTAGTTCTGACTGTACTGCTGCCATTACCCCTTCAATCTGTCCTAATGCGAGCATTCTTCCTAAAAATGAATAACCGGGGTTATATCCTTTATCAATATCTTCTGTTAAAAGTCTTCCGTGATCAATTCTCATGGGCAGATCATGGTTTTCTTTTTCGAAGACACGGATTACTTCAATAAGCTTTCCTCTTCCTCCCAGATGATGAGCCTCGATGAAATCACCGTTTTCAAAGACATTTGTACTTCTCAGGTGAACGAATTTTGTCCGGTGGGCAAATTTCTGAGCCAGTTTCGGAACATCATTCTGAAGGTTAGCACTTAAAGAACCTGCACAGAAGGTTAATCCGTTGTGAGGATTATCAACGGCATTCAGAAGCCAGTCAATATCTTCTTCATTAGTTACTATTCTTGGCAGGCCGAGTAATGAAAACGGCGGATCATCAGGGTGTACACACATCTGGATATTCCATTTTTCGCAGACAGGCATTATTTTTTCAAGGAAATATTTCATATTCTGACGAAGCTGATGTTTATCTATACCATCATATAATGCCAGTAAACTTTTAAACTTTTCTACGGGATTCAATTCGCCTTCTTTGATATTTCCGTTCACGAATCCCTGTGTTTTTACAATAATTGAGTCTATCAGATCATTGTTATCTTTTTCTGTTAAGGTATTTTTTAATTCTTCTACTTTTTGAAGGATCTCTGAATTATAATCATTTTCTGCTCCTTCTCTTTGAAGGATATGAATTTCGAAGTACGCAAACTTGGCTTTGTCAAAATAAAGTGATGATGAGCCGTCTTCCCATTCGTGAAAGAGATCGGTTCTTGCCCAGTCGAGGACAGGCATAAAGTTGTAGCAAACTGTTGTAATGCCTGCTTTACCCAGATTCTCCAGGCTTATGATATAATTTTCTATTAAAGAGTCACGGTCTTCACCTCCATATTTGATCGCTTCGCTTACAGGAAGACTTTCCACAACAGACCAGCGAAGTCCGTGGCTTTCTATATAGTTTTTATAATCATTGATGGCCTCAAAACTCCAGATTTCTCCGTTTGGGATATCATGCAGTGCGGAAACAATTCCTTCTACTCCGATCTGACAGAGCGTGTTGAGTTTTATTTTGTCTTTTTTTCCAAACCAGCGCCAGGTTTTTTCCATAATTTTTAAATTTTAATTCAGATAAACAAAGCAGGTGTTTGCACACCTACTCTGTTGCTGATATGAATGTAGAATGAAATTAGTTGTATCCGGGATTCTGATATTTTGCTTTATCTGTCGCAGACATTTCAGTCATTGCATCTAACTGTCCTTGAGGAATTGGTCTCAGGTAATGATATGGCTGAATATTTCTTGTAAAATTCTGTGGCGTATGATTTCCATAAGCTGTTCCTCCTATCTGATAAGTTGCGGCATATTCTGCCCACTTTTGAGTTCTTACCAAATCAAACCATCTGTAAAATTCACCATAATATTCTCGTGATCTTTCTGCTAAAATATAATCTATAGTAATAGTAGCAGGCGTTGCTGCAATCATAGCTGCACTATTGTCGGCAATATATGCGGCATTATTTTTATTACTAAATCTCCATTTTCCTGCTCTTGCACGAATTACATTGATCAAATCTCGCGCACTCATAGCACCTGAAGCACCTTTTACAGCCGCTTCTGCGGCAATGAAATAAAACTCGGAAAATTTAGCCACAGGGAATGGCCTTGTTAAAGCAGCATTTGGATAACCTAAACCAGTAACGTCATTTGTCTGATATGTTCCAATTTTCCAAAGTCCCGGATATACAATTCTGCTAATTCCGTTAGGTGAAATTACCCAATCTGCACGTCCAGGCAAAACACCGGCACCTACACTATTTTGGCCACCATCAGAAGGATAAGCAATATTTGATAGCTGAGAATCATCATCCAAGAAGCTTAATATTGCTCCTCCTATCGGGACAGGAAGATTATTGGCATTGTATAGTGTTGTAACAGTTTCCAAGCCTGTTCCTGTTTTCTGCCAGTTTCCTCTGTAAGTAGTTACAAAAGTACCATCATAGCGGGAATCGTTATTTTTATCGGCAAAGGTATTTTTGATAACCCCGATAGGCGGAGCCATACGTACCCAAGGTCTCCCCAGCGATTGCGCCGCTTCTCTTGTGATCGGACTTGCAGGAGTCCATGAAGTAGCCGATTTACTACTTTTGATATTAGTATAATTCCAGGTTTGCATCCAGGTAGCGAAGTTATCCGGAGCCCATCCCGAACCGTATCCTACGGGATCACCTTCGTTATAAAAAATACTAGATGCTGTATGATCTGCGTAAAGCATATGCTCTGAATTGCGGTCTTTAGAGCCTTCATTTACATCATAGTAAGTAGGTTGAAGTGCATAAGATCCTGGATTATTAATACCCTGTAGAGATAAATCATATGCTTTTTGAAAATACCATTGTGCATTATGGCCATCAAGATCCGTTCGTGCAGTATCAGGATATGTCGGGATATTATTAGGATTTTGCAACCACCAACCGTAAGTAAGATATGCTTTAGCTAAAATCAGCCTTGCCACATTTTTTGTAACCCCACCCGTAACTCTAGGGGTTGCAGGAAGATTGTCTATTGCTTTTAATAAATCAGGAAAAATACCTCTTGAATATACCTCAGGAACCGTATTTCTTTTGGACAAAGTTGTAGGTGAAATGTTCAGAACCAGTTCTCCGGAACCTAAATCCAACGGTACACCGCCATACGTCTGTACTAATTGGAAGTAATAAAATGATCTGAAAAAACGAGCTTCAGATACAAGAGATTCAGGAAGATTAAATTTCGGTGCTCTTTCTATAATACCATTAGCTGTATTAATATAAGGAAAAACGGATCCCCAAACCATACTCGTAGGAAAGGTATTAGAGTTTATTGCTCCGGCACCACCTGTCATATCCAGATCTTTAAAATTACCGTCTGCACTCTGAGCCCAAGTCGCCTCATCCGTTCCGTTCTGCGTTGCGCTCATATAATAACCGTTACCATAAAGAAGACGTAAACTTCTGTACAATGCAGTTACGCCAGATGTTACGCCATCTGCAGAATTGAAATAATCAACCGTATATCCTGATCTGGGTTGTTCGTCTAGAATCTCATTACAGCTAGACAATACTAGTGAAGCCACTACAATTCCCAATACAATTTTTTTGTTAATTTTTATCATGATGATGTGTGATTTAGAAAGATAAATTAATTCCCATTATAAAGTTTCTTGTTGCAGGATTATTAGTTCCTATAATCAACTGACGATTTTTGTATCCGCTTACAGCCTGATTTTGATCACCTGTAGAGTTCGGTTCAGGATCCATTCCAGACATTTTATGGTATGGAGAATAAATTATCAGCGGATTTGTAACCGTAAAATAAATTCTTAAGCTGTTAATGTTAAAATCTTTAAGAAAATCCTTACTTAAGTTATACCCTAATGTGATTGTTCTTAATTTCACGTATGACCCGTCAAAAAGACCTAGAGTTGACAGATACTTCGGATTATCACCACTTAACAATCCGCCTGGTTTCGGGAATCTTGCATCTGTATTATCATCCGTATAGTAATCTACATCTACGTTATTTCCTCTACCAGTTAATCTATTCAAGTAACCTGCAGAACCATAAATAGAACTGATCAGAACACCTCCTTTTTGGAATGCGCCTACTGTACTCAATTCAAAGCCTTTGTAAGCAAAACGCATATTGAAACCTCCTTGCCAATCCGGATTGGTATCTATAATTTGTCTATCTTCAGGACCTATAGCTCTCACAGGTGTCCCATCTGCATTATACCCTCCTGTATATAGAACTTTAATCATACCTGGAGCAGCGCCGACCTGAGGTTCAAGAATACTCAAATAAGGATCTCCTTGTTGCCATAAACCTACATACTGATAATCATATAGTGAATTTACATTATGACCCACGAACCATAAATTATTTTCATCTCTTTGTGCACCGGATGCAAGTGATAGAATTTTGTTTTTATTAGCATACCAGTTAACTCCGGCGTCCCAGCTGAAACCATCCGGTTTATCAATAATAACTGCATTAAGGGAAGCTTCCCAGCCTTTGTTTTCAATATCTCCTACATTTTGTAATATTCCTCCCGGAATCCCTGAAGTTGGAGGTAAACTCTTATTTTGAAGTATTCCGGAAGTATGTGTTCTGTAATATTCTACTGTCCCGTTGATTCTATTGTTAAGAAACCCAAAATCCAATCCAGCATTGTGGGTTTTGGAATATTCCCATCCTAAGAAAGGGTTTGGAGCTGTATTAATAGAAACACCTGTAGAATAAGCCCCTCCAAAGTTATATGGATTAACAGTTAAGCTTCCTAAAGTTGTATAAGGTGCAATAGCTTGATTTGACGTTTCTCCCCAACCATATCTTAATTTCAAAAGATTAACGAATTGGAAAGTTTTCATAAAGTTTTCATTAGTAATATTCCACCCCACAGAGATTGCAGGATAGGTATTCCATTTGTGCCCTTCTGCAAGTACAGAAGCACCGTCCCTTCTAAGAGTAGCTGTAATCATATACTTATTGTCATACGTATACATCGCTCGTCCCATATAGGAAACCAATCCTGTTCTGGCATAAGATTGATCTTCAGGCCTTACAGTAATATCAGCTTGCGGAGATTGACCTAGATTATAATATTGAAAAAAATCTGCAGGTACATTTTTAGCACTCATATAACTACTTGTATAAGTATTTTGTTCAGAAGAATATAAGGCAACAGCATTTATCTTATGTTTTCCGAAAGTCTTATCGTAAGTCAATAAGTTCTCTATAGTCCAGTGATAGGTTTGGTTATTACCCTTGCCCGCAGAAGAAATAGAAGCAGGATTTGTATTAAATACTCCTACCCCTGTATAATTTCCACTATTTGAGGTTCTGAAATCCAATCCTACATTTATACGGTATTTCAATCCATCTATTGGTAATTTTACTTCACCATACATGTTATTATAAGATGAGAAAGCTTTTGTTTCATCTACATATTTCTCTCCCAGAGCTTTAAGACTTTCTCTTGTATAAACCCAGGCCTGATCCATATTTGATGACATCGTTAATGTTCTTCTCGGATTACCAAATTCATCATACGGACTGGCCAAAGGTGAATATCCCAAGGTAGGAGCTGAAGCAATACCATTACCCTCTGATTTTACATAATTGGAATTTGTAGTAAAACCAAATTTAAAATTTTTTCCGATCTGCTGATCCAGACCTAATCGAAATCCAAAACGTTCATAACTTTGTAAAGGAACTATCGCGTCTTGCTTCAAGTATGACAAACCAACATTATAATTACCCCCTTCTGTACCTCCGGAAACTCCAACATCATGGTTCGTTATCATTGCAGGCTTATAATACAGTTTTTGCCAGTCCGTATCAACTCCGTTTTTTTCACTGTCTCCATTTTTGATGAGATCATTGGCATCATGTCTCAGCTTAGTCAATTGGGCAGCATTCATCATAGGATACCTGGAAAACAGAGTCTGGCTCCCTGTGAAAGAATTATAAGTAAATCTAGGTTTTAGTCCTTTTGCCCCTCTGTTTGTTGTAACTAAGATAACCCCGTTCGCTCCTCTGGAACCATAAATAGCGGTTGCAGAAGCATCTTTCAGGATATCTACACTCTTGATGTCACTAGAACTTATATCTCCCAAAGATCCCACAAAAGGAATTCCATCCAATACGATAAGCGGATCATTTGCAGAGTCCGATAATGATCTTGTCCCTCTAATTCGTATTTTCATGGTTGCCCCCGGCTTGCTGGACGTTTGATTGATTTCTACCCCGGCGCTTCTGCTTTGTAGAGCCTGTGTTATATTTGCAGTAGGAACTTCTCTAAGGGCTTCACCTTTTACAGTTACAACCGAACCCGTTACAGCTTCTTTTCTCTGCGTTCCATATCCTATTACAACAACTTCATCTATTTTATTTTCTTTAGCTACTGTATCTTTTTTAACCTGTGAATATGCTATGCCGGAAGGCAATAAAGTCATTGCAAAAAATAATGCAGCTCTATTGCTTTTATTGAAATAAAATCGGTTCATAATTATTATTTTAATTAGTTATTGAACAAAAGGCTATTTAATAATTATAGTCTATAAGAATCCTTAGTGTTTATGAGCCTTTTATCTTTTTATTATATATACATATTCACGATGGCCTCAAACAGTTCCTGTTTTCCGCTTTTTGGCTGTGGTTCGCCTATTTCGTGAGCAATTCTCTGAAGATCTTCCAAGGTAAGCGTACCTTCCTCGAATGCTTTTCCACTTCCGTTATCAAAAGAAGCATAACGGTTTGTTTTCAGTTTTTTGTAATCCGAATTTTCAAAAATATCCGCTGCCGCAAGAAGACCTTTAGCGAATACATCCATTCCTGAAATATGAGAAATGAATAAATCTTCAGCATCAATAGAATTTCTTCTGATTTTGGCATCAAAGTTTACGCCTCCGGTTCCCAGACCTCCTGCCGGAAGCAGTACCAACCATGCCTGAACCATATCATAATAATCGATCGGAAACTGATCCGTATCCCAGCCGTTTTGATAATCTCCTCTGTTCGCATCAATACTTCCTAAAAGCCCTGCATCAACAGCAACCTGAAGTTCATGTTCAAATGTATGACCTGCCAATGTAGCATGATTCACTTCGATATTCAGTTTAAAGTCTTTGTCTAGTCCATAGTGTCTCAGGAATCCGATTACGGTTTCAGAGTCATAATCATACTGATGTTTGGTAGGCTCCATTGGTTTAGGTTCAATAAGGAAAGTTCCTTTAAATCCTTGCTGACGGGCATAATCTCTCGACATGGAAAGGAAACGGGCCAGATGATCTTTTTCACGCTTCATATCGGTATTTAAAAGACTCATATATCCTTCTCTTCCACCCCAGAAAACATAGTTTTCACCTCCAAGTGCAATGGTGGCATCTATTGAATTTTTCACCTGGGTTCCTGCGCAGGCTACAACATCAAAATTGGGATTGGTAGAAGCTCCATTCATGTATCTTTCATGCGTGAAAACATTTGCTGTTCCCCATAAAAGTTTAATTCCTGTTTCCTTCTGCTTTTGTTTTGCATACTCCACAATAGTCTGCATATTCTTCTCATAGTCTTTCCAATTATTGGCGGGGTCTACCAAATCGATATCATGGAAACAGTAATAATTGAAGCCCATTTTAGACATGAATTCAAAGCCTGCATCCATCTTATGCATTGCTCTGGTCACAGGATCATTTCCGATATCCCATGGGTGGTGGATAGTAGGTCCTCCGAATGGATCGCTTCCGTTTGCACATAAGGTATGCCACCATGCCATTGCAAATCTGGTCCAGTCTTTCATTGGTTTTCCCATTACGATCTTTTCAGCATCATAATAACGGAATGCCAACGGATTCCTGCTTTCCTTCCCCTCAAACTTAATTTTTTCAATACCTGTAAAAAACTCTTTTGTACCTGTTAAAGTGTTCATATTTATTTGATTATTTTTAATTTGTTTTTTAAATTTTTGCGTAGAGATACCCTCCTCACTGACTCTTAAGAGTCAGTAAGCGGATGAAAAATGCTGTTGTAACTTTTCTAGATTATTTCGTTAAGATGATGTTTCCATCTGGCATAGGCTTCTAAATATTGTTCTTGTTTTTCGTGTTCAGGCTCTATCACCGCTATTTTTTCAAGTGAAGAAAATGCTTCTTTGGAGTCTGAGTAAAACCCTATTCCCATTCCGGCAGCTCTTGCTGCTCCTACCGCTCCATCAGTATCATAAAGTTCAATGACCGCATTGCTGACGCTGGATAACGACTGACGAAAAATTGAACTTAAAAACATGTTGGCATTTCCTGCACGGACAACCTGGATATCCATTCCGATATTTCTCATGATATCCATTCCGTACTCATAAGAGAATACAATACCTTCCTGTGCCGCACGCAGTATATCTCCTTTAGTATGTATGTTGAAATTAATTCCGTGAATAGAACAACTTGTATCTTTATTTTCAAGCACTCTCTCAGCTCCGTTTCCAAAAGGGATAATACTTAATCCTTTTGATCCTATAGGTGAAAGCGAAGCCATATCATTCATATCACCGTAAGAAGAGAGTGAGGTTGCAAAATTATGTTTTAACCAGGAATTTAAAATTCCAGTGCCATTGATACAAAGCAAAACTCCCAGCCTGATCTGTTCTGGTGCGTAATTGACATGGGCAAAGGTATTGACCCTTGATAATTTATCATATTCCAGCTGATCAAGAACTCCATACACCACTCCGGAAGTTCCTGCAGTAGAGGCAATTTCTCCCGGATTAAAAACATTCAGTGAAAGAGCATTGTTGGGCTGATCTCCTGCCCTGTATGAGATGGGCGTTCCTTCTTTTAAACCTAATTCTTCAGCCGCAATTCTGGAAACGGTTGCCTGAATACCAAATGTGGGGACAATTTCCGGGAAAAAACTTTTAGGAATCCCATAGTGGTTAATGATATCTTCCGAGATACAGTTATTCTTAAAATCCCAGAAAATTCCTTCTGATAATCCTTCGATGGTTATTCCTATCTGCCCTGATAGTCTCATCGCAATATAATCTCCAGGAAGCATTATTTTATCTATCTTTTCAAAAATATCAGGTTCATTTTCTTTTACCCATGCGAGCTTTGATGCCGTAAAATTTCCTGGTGAATTCAACAGATGGGAGAGACATTTTTCTTCTCCTATTGTTTTAAAAGCTCTTTCACCATAAGGTACAGCACGGCTGTCACACCAGATAATGGATGGTCTTAGAAGGTTCTGATCTTTATCCACCAGAATCAAACCATGCATCTGCCATGTGATTCCAATTCCTTTAATATCTTCAGCATGTACACCGGATTCATGCATAACAGCTTCATGTGCCAATTTCAGATTGATCCACCAGTCCACCGGATTTTGCTCTGCCCATCCCGGATTTATCGCAGTGATTTTCATTTCTTTTTTGGGAGAAAATTCAGAAGCAATCACTTTTCCACTGGATGCCTCAATGAGACACACTTTCACAGAAGAACTGCCAATGTCATAGCCTAGTAAGTACATAATTTTTAAAAAGGGGTTATTTTATAAGTTTTGTATTGTTTTTCTTGTAAATCTTAGCATCAAATCGGTAATATCTTGCTGCGCGGTGCGATACATCTTTTTGAATTTCGTCCAAAGGAACAATATAGGGGAATGAAGATATTTTTTTATGAAAATTCTTAATATCAATATTTTTTTCATTTAAAGCGCTGTAGAGCTGATAGAGCTGTCTTATGGTAAATCTTTTTGGCAGCAGCTCAAAAATAATGGAAAAATCAGATTCAATCCATTTTCTGATCTCCATCAAAGATTCATTGATGATTTTATTATGGTCAAACGGTAGTACCGGAACCTCATCAATAGGGTACCAGTCTACGGTATCATATTTTGTACTATTGATCTTATGATCTATTTTACAAAGGGAAAGATAGGCCACTGTAATAATCCTGTCTATATGATGTTTATATTCCTGATCCATCCATTTGATATCATGTACATTGCTTGCTCTCATGGGGTCTGCAAAGCATTTAAACTGCTTGAGAACCATTTTTTTTATCCCTGTAAGTTCGTGAAGTACCCTTTGTGCAGCATCATCTACATCTTCATCACTGAAAATCAAACTACCGGGAAGTTTAATCTGTTTTTCCAATGGTACATCATCAACATGGCGTTGTACTAATAATATATTCAACCGGTTTTCATGGTCAAATCCAAAGACAACACAATCTACAGAGACATAGGTATGGATAAAGTTCTGATTCATTAGTTCGTTAACATTTTGGTAACATTACAAATATAAAAATTCATCTGAATAAAAAAAATAAATCCATCATTATCTACTGCTTATCAACATCTTACATATCGAATTTTTATGATATCAATTGTATAAAAAATATGATAAGGTTATCATTAGTTTTACACTTACTTATTTCATAAAACATGAATTAACAATTCATTACAATACAACGATACCCCTAAAAAAATATATTTTTTTTGAATAAATATTATGATAAGAAGAATTAATTTTTTTTCTTTTTGGTTTAAAAAAAATGTAAAAAACACACTTTTTATTATTAAAAAAGAAGTAAATAACTGTTTTCAATTACCATTTTTTATGCTATAACCTCAAATAATTAAGAAACATCCAACTTAAACACCAATATAATATGATAATGTAAACATGAAAAATTCAAAATATACCGTAAGCATTTGCTTAAAAATTTCGCGAATATGCCAACAAAAAAATCCTGCAGCCTTTATTTTTTACAGGATTTCATTTACAGCAAATTCTTATTTTTCATTAGGAAGGAGAAAGCTTCATTCACCGTTTGTTCGGGATTTTTTGGATAAAAGCAAAGTTCGTTTCTGGATTTAGATCTATCAACGTTCTGTTGTAATCCTGAAAACATTACCATCTTTTTGTAGTTAATACCAGAGGTTTTTCACTAATTTTAGCTGAAAATCCCATTAACCCAGACATTACGTATAGTACTAACTTAGGAGCAAGATCTGACTATGGGGACAAAACAATCACCACTAACTACAGACTTAGTATTCCAATGTAGATTATTATTAATTTTTAAAACTAAGCTGCAATAATTATAAACTAAAAGAAATTATTTGATAAAAATGAGTGTTGTAATTGTTGTTTTATTTGGCTTAAACGAACCAAATCATCTATAAAAGTGTTTGAAGATACGCTCGTCTTGGTCACAAACAGCCAAATGGCGCCAACTGAAGACAGTTGGCGCCATTTTTTATTACTTTGAAGGTAGATCAATGTTTTTTAAAGTGTTTTAGACTCCAATGGAACCCAACCTTTTAACGCTTCAAAAATTGTGATCAATTTCGAGGGGATTTTTTT
Proteins encoded in this region:
- a CDS encoding SDR family oxidoreductase; translation: MKDLFSIKDKVVVITGASGVLGGSLAKSFIDAGAKVIALGRNQETLDARVKELTDLGGEALAVEANVMDIESLEAASEKIKEKYGRIDILLNIAGGNIPEATLSPDQSFFDMDIKGWNAVTDLNINGTVYPSYVFGKVMAGQGSGNIINISSMAAYSAITRVAGYSAAKSAITNFTQWLASDLALKFGDKIRVNAVAPGFFIGDQNRAILLNPDGSLTERSKKVIAKTPMQRFGEVEELNGVVQFLCSEAASFITGALIPVDGGFSAFSGV
- the uxuA gene encoding mannonate dehydratase, which produces MEKTWRWFGKKDKIKLNTLCQIGVEGIVSALHDIPNGEIWSFEAINDYKNYIESHGLRWSVVESLPVSEAIKYGGEDRDSLIENYIISLENLGKAGITTVCYNFMPVLDWARTDLFHEWEDGSSSLYFDKAKFAYFEIHILQREGAENDYNSEILQKVEELKNTLTEKDNNDLIDSIIVKTQGFVNGNIKEGELNPVEKFKSLLALYDGIDKHQLRQNMKYFLEKIMPVCEKWNIQMCVHPDDPPFSLLGLPRIVTNEEDIDWLLNAVDNPHNGLTFCAGSLSANLQNDVPKLAQKFAHRTKFVHLRSTNVFENGDFIEAHHLGGRGKLIEVIRVFEKENHDLPMRIDHGRLLTEDIDKGYNPGYSFLGRMLALGQIEGVMAAVQSELQKN
- a CDS encoding RagB/SusD family nutrient uptake outer membrane protein, translated to MIKINKKIVLGIVVASLVLSSCNEILDEQPRSGYTVDYFNSADGVTSGVTALYRSLRLLYGNGYYMSATQNGTDEATWAQSADGNFKDLDMTGGAGAINSNTFPTSMVWGSVFPYINTANGIIERAPKFNLPESLVSEARFFRSFYYFQLVQTYGGVPLDLGSGELVLNISPTTLSKRNTVPEVYSRGIFPDLLKAIDNLPATPRVTGGVTKNVARLILAKAYLTYGWWLQNPNNIPTYPDTARTDLDGHNAQWYFQKAYDLSLQGINNPGSYALQPTYYDVNEGSKDRNSEHMLYADHTASSIFYNEGDPVGYGSGWAPDNFATWMQTWNYTNIKSSKSATSWTPASPITREAAQSLGRPWVRMAPPIGVIKNTFADKNNDSRYDGTFVTTYRGNWQKTGTGLETVTTLYNANNLPVPIGGAILSFLDDDSQLSNIAYPSDGGQNSVGAGVLPGRADWVISPNGISRIVYPGLWKIGTYQTNDVTGLGYPNAALTRPFPVAKFSEFYFIAAEAAVKGASGAMSARDLINVIRARAGKWRFSNKNNAAYIADNSAAMIAATPATITIDYILAERSREYYGEFYRWFDLVRTQKWAEYAATYQIGGTAYGNHTPQNFTRNIQPYHYLRPIPQGQLDAMTEMSATDKAKYQNPGYN
- a CDS encoding SusC/RagA family TonB-linked outer membrane protein, which gives rise to MNRFYFNKSNRAALFFAMTLLPSGIAYSQVKKDTVAKENKIDEVVVIGYGTQRKEAVTGSVVTVKGEALREVPTANITQALQSRSAGVEINQTSSKPGATMKIRIRGTRSLSDSANDPLIVLDGIPFVGSLGDISSSDIKSVDILKDASATAIYGSRGANGVILVTTNRGAKGLKPRFTYNSFTGSQTLFSRYPMMNAAQLTKLRHDANDLIKNGDSEKNGVDTDWQKLYYKPAMITNHDVGVSGGTEGGNYNVGLSYLKQDAIVPLQSYERFGFRLGLDQQIGKNFKFGFTTNSNYVKSEGNGIASAPTLGYSPLASPYDEFGNPRRTLTMSSNMDQAWVYTRESLKALGEKYVDETKAFSSYNNMYGEVKLPIDGLKYRINVGLDFRTSNSGNYTGVGVFNTNPASISSAGKGNNQTYHWTIENLLTYDKTFGKHKINAVALYSSEQNTYTSSYMSAKNVPADFFQYYNLGQSPQADITVRPEDQSYARTGLVSYMGRAMYTYDNKYMITATLRRDGASVLAEGHKWNTYPAISVGWNITNENFMKTFQFVNLLKLRYGWGETSNQAIAPYTTLGSLTVNPYNFGGAYSTGVSINTAPNPFLGWEYSKTHNAGLDFGFLNNRINGTVEYYRTHTSGILQNKSLPPTSGIPGGILQNVGDIENKGWEASLNAVIIDKPDGFSWDAGVNWYANKNKILSLASGAQRDENNLWFVGHNVNSLYDYQYVGLWQQGDPYLSILEPQVGAAPGMIKVLYTGGYNADGTPVRAIGPEDRQIIDTNPDWQGGFNMRFAYKGFELSTVGAFQKGGVLISSIYGSAGYLNRLTGRGNNVDVDYYTDDNTDARFPKPGGLLSGDNPKYLSTLGLFDGSYVKLRTITLGYNLSKDFLKDFNINSLRIYFTVTNPLIIYSPYHKMSGMDPEPNSTGDQNQAVSGYKNRQLIIGTNNPATRNFIMGINLSF
- the xylA gene encoding xylose isomerase is translated as MNTLTGTKEFFTGIEKIKFEGKESRNPLAFRYYDAEKIVMGKPMKDWTRFAMAWWHTLCANGSDPFGGPTIHHPWDIGNDPVTRAMHKMDAGFEFMSKMGFNYYCFHDIDLVDPANNWKDYEKNMQTIVEYAKQKQKETGIKLLWGTANVFTHERYMNGASTNPNFDVVACAGTQVKNSIDATIALGGENYVFWGGREGYMSLLNTDMKREKDHLARFLSMSRDYARQQGFKGTFLIEPKPMEPTKHQYDYDSETVIGFLRHYGLDKDFKLNIEVNHATLAGHTFEHELQVAVDAGLLGSIDANRGDYQNGWDTDQFPIDYYDMVQAWLVLLPAGGLGTGGVNFDAKIRRNSIDAEDLFISHISGMDVFAKGLLAAADIFENSDYKKLKTNRYASFDNGSGKAFEEGTLTLEDLQRIAHEIGEPQPKSGKQELFEAIVNMYI
- a CDS encoding xylulokinase; the encoded protein is MYLLGYDIGSSSVKVCLIEASSGKVIASEFSPKKEMKITAINPGWAEQNPVDWWINLKLAHEAVMHESGVHAEDIKGIGITWQMHGLILVDKDQNLLRPSIIWCDSRAVPYGERAFKTIGEEKCLSHLLNSPGNFTASKLAWVKENEPDIFEKIDKIMLPGDYIAMRLSGQIGITIEGLSEGIFWDFKNNCISEDIINHYGIPKSFFPEIVPTFGIQATVSRIAAEELGLKEGTPISYRAGDQPNNALSLNVFNPGEIASTAGTSGVVYGVLDQLEYDKLSRVNTFAHVNYAPEQIRLGVLLCINGTGILNSWLKHNFATSLSSYGDMNDMASLSPIGSKGLSIIPFGNGAERVLENKDTSCSIHGINFNIHTKGDILRAAQEGIVFSYEYGMDIMRNIGMDIQVVRAGNANMFLSSIFRQSLSSVSNAVIELYDTDGAVGAARAAGMGIGFYSDSKEAFSSLEKIAVIEPEHEKQEQYLEAYARWKHHLNEII
- a CDS encoding NUDIX hydrolase; this encodes MNQNFIHTYVSVDCVVFGFDHENRLNILLVQRHVDDVPLEKQIKLPGSLIFSDEDVDDAAQRVLHELTGIKKMVLKQFKCFADPMRASNVHDIKWMDQEYKHHIDRIITVAYLSLCKIDHKINSTKYDTVDWYPIDEVPVLPFDHNKIINESLMEIRKWIESDFSIIFELLPKRFTIRQLYQLYSALNEKNIDIKNFHKKISSFPYIVPLDEIQKDVSHRAARYYRFDAKIYKKNNTKLIK